From Erigeron canadensis isolate Cc75 chromosome 8, C_canadensis_v1, whole genome shotgun sequence, one genomic window encodes:
- the LOC122578324 gene encoding 50S ribosomal protein L7/L12 — protein sequence MKTFALLRSIRKRPTQREIIGPLQSRSFQPDFVPADPKAKPIKYKLPATYDPYGPRPPPSDKIIQLAEKIAALPPEERMQIGPTLRARLRHPKMQSISADGVDLGAQGGSGAGSAKAEEKVEKIAFDIKLEKFEAAAKIKVIKEVRAFTSLGLKEAKDMVEKVPVVIKQGVTKDEANEIIEKIKAAGGVAVME from the coding sequence ATGAAAACTTTTGCGCTTCTCAGGTCTATTCGTAAGCGCCCCACTCAGCGTGAGATAATTGGGCCTTTGCAATCTCGTTCCTTTCAACCTGATTTCGTTCCTGCAGATCCCAAAGCCAaacctataaaatataaattacccGCAACCTATGATCCTTATGGCCCTAGACCCCCACCTTCTGATAAAATCATCCAACTTGCTGAAAAAATTGCAGCCCTTCCCCCTGAAGAGCGCATGCAAATAGGTCCCACTCTTAGAGCAAGGCTAAGACATCCTAAAATGCAGTCAATTTCTGCTGATGGGGTGGACTTGGGTGCCCAAGGCGGGTCAGGAGCTGGGTCAGCCAAGGCTGAAGAGAAGGTCGAGAAAATTGCATTTGATATCAAATTGGAGAAGTTTGAGGCAGCTGCTAAAATTAAGGTAATCAAGGAGGTTCGTGCTTTCACAAGTCTTGGATTGAAGGAAGCCAAAGATATGGTGGAAAAAGTCCCTGTAGTAATCAAACAAGGTGTCACTAAAGATGAGGCCAATGAGATAATAGAGAAGATTAAAGCTGCAGGGGGTGTTGCTGTGATGGAGTGA
- the LOC122580426 gene encoding uncharacterized protein LOC122580426 isoform X1, producing MEALKTSETLIDKGVVKSKQDRVGKLVDGMFPEVSRSFDLGNGKCVENLSVPVLESSGFDSCSNVKRFDLLSQPMSAGTSSTIGSSSQGDVSMKGISLFVELTGGVVNKVDGVENVGNVNDRVLHGNEVKGNIDVGQEVFKVNVGDFVWVLIKKQRDSWWPGIVCDASSAPKEVANRPTSEGDVLVKCFGSGNYIWCLAYNVKPFVGYFEEIPSQSKARRFIDAYEKAVAELGHRVKTEFTCSCFSKMKVEKLGNIGDLSVSEFKPATFVDNIKDLARDISMPSKIGYVVKQNCLSAFYRSLGHCQIPMHQLKPANGTPSKIKTDESGFCSEIRDRKKSKFLAYPGEYGTEEAKVDIDGGVDLNQTNGQPVKKSGKKRGRKRKEAAVCTSEVLSQLQVAAQDCLFSCACKNFDSVKTFISGFRKHTFKDISTEIPIKMPNHQILPETIPKKVRKKKDKTIVLPTGNNFNLGSLILDFQNAVSLNCEAQSNANKSTEVVAGRSPFFSFGDQPVTGAFPCKLKPIKRKKNVSLNGEAQSNANKSTQEVTGQSPFFSFGYPPATGAPPCNLKPIKSKKDVSLNGEAQSNANKRMEEVTCQSPSFSFGEKPATGAPPCKLKPIIKKKIAESNTSMPNWSYNVSPPPNVNGNVGPFPFHNASVLPNVNRHVNPFPFHNVNALPTVNGHVNSFPFHVIPHIPDIPQRNDMEGLNQFHASHFTNQAVSTPSVFSGNHGEPQLALVPAGLIHEPKKRGRKRKNIYLQANPGSTIIPQLNENELEANNVRRVKKSKEIGVACIDLSYNRVRQDIEEVTGTAFLLKFSPDHPLPSNQDLNSVFSKYGALVESETQVLNENLSGQVVFLESSSAGEAFWRLQNDQPFGPALVNYRIQHLAGADSVVNFKTPIKSPSGFKPMDQQAVTGSTSMPDLNGNSNEVKVVKISKTIEEIRLPPKDNLVSSVVHQGNGEVTGTALVLKFSPDHPLPSSQDLNSVFCKYGELNEFGTRVSGENLTGEVVFVNPSYVGHVVQCLEKDRPFWPALVSYQVQHLYNAPSAIQVKPPLHTPLTLKPPQNGEPPDLAGIKKNLEMMNSMLEKAGNTLSPEMRGKLESEIKGLMKKVSIMDGSSFSCL from the coding sequence ATGGAAGCCCTAAAAACCTCAGAAACCCTAATTGATAAGGGTGTAGTGAAATCTAAACAAGATAGAGTTGGGAAATTAGTTGATGGGATGTTTCCCGAAGTTTCGAGGTCTTTTGATTTGGGAAATGGAAAATGTGTTGAGAATTTGTCAGTACCAGTGTTAGAAAGTAGTGGCTTTGACTCCTGTAGTAATGTTAAGCGTTTCGACCTGTTGTCTCAACCCATGTCTGCGGGAACCAGTAGCACGATTGGTTCGAGTAGTCAAGGAGATGTTAGTATGAAAGGTATTTCCCTTTTTGTGGAGTTAACCGGTGGAGTGGTAAATAAAGTGGACGGAGTGGAGAATGTTGGTAATGTTAACGATAGGGTCTTGCACGGAAATGAAGTCAAGGGTAATATTGATGTTGGTCAAGAAGTATTTAAGGTCAATGTAGGTGATTTTGTGTGGGTTTTAATCAAGAAACAGAGAGACTCGTGGTGGCCTGGAATTGTTTGTGATGCTTCTAGTGCACCGAAAGAAGTTGCAAATAGGCCCACAAGTGAAGGTGATGTTTTGGTTAAATGTTTTGGTAGTGGAAATTATATTTGGTGCCTTGCGTATAATGTGAAACCTTTCGTTGGATATTTTGAAGAGATACCTTCACAAAGTAAGGCCAGAAGATTTATTGATGCCTATGAGAAGGCTGTGGCTGAGCTTGGTCATCGTGTAAAAACAGAGTTCACTTGTTCTTGTTTCTCTAAGATGAAGGTGGAGAAATTGGGTAATATTGGTGACCTTTCAGTGAGTGAATTTAAACCTGCAACGTTTGTTGACAATATAAAAGATCTTGCAAGAGATATTTCTATGCCTAGCAAGATCGGTTATGTTGTTAAGCAGAATTGTTTGTCTGCATTTTATCGCTCATTAGGGCATTGCCAAATTCCCATGCATCAACTCAAGCCTGCAAATGGGACTCCATCGAAGATAAAGACTGACGAAAGTGGGTTTTGCAGTGAAATAAGAGATAGAAAAAAGAGCAAATTTCTGGCATATCCAGGAGAATATGGAACTGAAGAAGCTAAAGTGGATATCGATGGAGGAGTTGACTTGAATCAAACTAATGGCCAACCTGTTAAGAAATCAGGAAAGAAGCGCGGCAGAAAACGTAAAGAAGCAGCTGTATGTACGTCTGAGGTGCTTTCCCAACTTCAAGTTGCAGCTCAAGATTGTCTTTTTTCATGTGCTTGTAAGAATTTTGATTCGGTTAAGACCTTCATATCTGGGTTCAGGAAACACACTTTCAAAGATATCTCCACTGAAATCCCCATTAAGATGCCAAATCATCAAATCCTGCCAGAAACTATACCCAAAAAggtgagaaagaagaaagacaAAACCATCGTGCTACCAACAGGAAACAATTTCAATCTTGGTTCACTAATTTTAGATTTTCAAAATGCTGTGTCTCTTAATTGTGAAGCTCAATCAAATGCAAACAAGAGCACAGAAGTGGTAGCAGGTCGAAGTCCATTCTTTAGTTTTGGAGATCAACCAGTGACTGGAGCATTTCCCTGTAAACTTAAGCCTATAAAGAGGAAGAAAAATGTGTCTCTTAATGGTGAAGCTCAATCAAATGCAAACAAGAGCACGCAAGAGGTAACAGGTCAAAGTCCGTTCTTTAGTTTTGGATATCCGCCAGCGACTGGAGCACCGCCCTGTAACCTTAAGCCGATAAAGAGCAAGAAAGATGTGTCTCTTAATGGTGAAGCTCAATCAAATGCAAACAAGAGGATGGAAGAGGTAACATGTCAAAGTCCATCCTTTAGTTTTGGAGAGAAGCCAGCAACTGGAGCACCGCCTTGTAAACTTAAGCcgataataaaaaagaaaattgcaGAAAGCAACACCTCTATGCCCAACTGGAGTTATAATGTTAGTCCCCCTCCAAATGTGAATGGAAACGTGGGTCCTTTCCCATTCCACAATGCTAGTGTTCTGCCAAATGTGAACAGACACGTGAACCCGTTTCCGTTCCACAATGTTAATGCCCTGCCAACTGTGAATGGACACGTGAACTCATTTCCATTCCATGTCATTCCTCACATTCCTGACATTCCTCAAAGGAACGACATGGAAGGATTAAATCAATTTCATGCCTCTCATTTCACGAATCAAGCTGTGTCAACCCCCTCTGTTTTTTCAGGAAACCATGGTGAACCCCAGCTGGCTCTTGTTCCAGCTGGTTTGATTCATGAACCCAAAAAAAGAGGGCGAAAGAGAAAAAACATATACTTGCAGGCTAACCCTGGTTCAACCATAATCCCACAGTTAAATGAAAATGAACTAGAAGCTAATAATGTGAGGAGAGTtaagaaaagtaaagaaattgGGGTAGCATGTATCGATCTCAGTTACAACAGAGTTCGGCAAGATATTGAAGAAGTTACAGGTACTGCTTTTCTCTTAAAGTTTTCGCCAGATCATCCCTTACCATCCAATCAAGATTTAAATTCAGTATTTTCTAAGTATGGTGCATTGGTTGAATCCGAAACTCaagttttgaatgaaaatctaAGTGGTCAAGTGGTTTTTCTTGAATCTTCTAGTGCTGGAGAGGCATTTTGGCGTCTACAAAATGATCAACCTTTTGGGCCAGCTCTTGTTAATTACAGGATTCAGCATCTCGCCGGTGCTGATTCAGTGGTTAATTTCAAGACTCCTATCAAAAGTCCTTCTGGCTTCAAACCAATGGATCAACAAGCTGTCACGGGTTCAACTTCGATGCCAGATTTGAACGGAAATTCAAATGAAGTTAAAGTTGTGAAAATAAGTAAAACGATAGAAGAAATTCGATTACCACCCAAGGATAATCTCGTTTCTAGTGTCGTACACCAGGGTAATGGAGAAGTTACAGGCACAGCTCTCGTTTTGAAGTTTTCCCCAGATCATCCACTGCCTTCTTCTCAAGATCTAAATTCTGTATTTTGTAAGTATGGGGAATTGAATGAATTTGGGACTAGGGTGTCGGGTGAAAATCTAACAGGTGaagttgtttttgtgaatcCTTCTTATGTTGGACACGTGGTTCAATGTTTGGAAAAAGATCGACCTTTCTGGCCAGCCCTTGTGAGTTATCAGGTTCAACATCTATATAATGCTCCTTCTGCAATTCAGGTGAAACCCCCGCTACACACTCCTTTAACGCTGAAACCTCCTCAAAATGGTGAGCCGCCTGATCTGGCAGGAATAAAAAAGAATCTTGAAATGATGAACTCGATGTTGGAGAAGGCTGGAAATACATTGTCACCGGAGATGAGAGGAAAACTGGAGAGTGAGATAAAAGGGCTGATGAAAAAGGTGAGCATCATGGATGGCTCTTCTTTCTCTTGTTTATGA
- the LOC122580426 gene encoding uncharacterized protein LOC122580426 isoform X2 encodes MEALKTSETLIDKGVVKSKQDRVGKLVDGMFPEVSRSFDLGNGKCVENLSVPVLESSGFDSCSNVKRFDLLSQPMSAGTSSTIGSSSQGDVSMKGISLFVELTGGVVNKVDGVENVGNVNDRVLHGNEVKGNIDVGQEVFKVNVGDFVWVLIKKQRDSWWPGIVCDASSAPKEVANRPTSEGDVLVKCFGSGNYIWCLAYNVKPFVGYFEEIPSQSKARRFIDAYEKAVAELGHRVKTEFTCSCFSKMKVEKLGNIGDLSVSEFKPATFVDNIKDLARDISMPSKIGYVVKQNCLSAFYRSLGHCQIPMHQLKPANGTPSKIKTDESGFCSEIRDRKKSKFLAYPGEYGTEEAKVDIDGGVDLNQTNGQPVKKSGKKRGRKRKEAAVCTSEVLSQLQVAAQDCLFSCACKNFDSVKTFISGFRKHTFKDISTEIPIKMPNHQILPETIPKKVRKKKDKTIVLPTGNNFNLGSLILDFQNAVSLNCEAQSNANKSTEVVAGRSPFFSFGDQPVTGAFPCKLKPIKRKKNVSLNGEAQSNANKSTQEVTGQSPFFSFGYPPATGAPPCNLKPIKSKKDVSLNGEAQSNANKRMEEVTCQSPSFSFGEKPATGAPPCKLKPIIKKKIAESNTSMPNWSYNVSPPPNVNGNVGPFPFHNASVLPNVNRHVNPFPFHNVNALPTVNGHVNSFPFHVIPHIPDIPQRNDMEGLNQFHASHFTNQAVSTPSVFSGNHGEPQLALVPAGLIHEPKKRGRKRKNIYLQANPGSTIIPQLNENELEANNVRRVKKSKEIGVACIDLSYNRVRQDIEEVTVLERHFGVYKMINLLGQLLLITGFSISPVLIQWLISRLLSKVLLASNQWINKLSRVQLRCQI; translated from the exons ATGGAAGCCCTAAAAACCTCAGAAACCCTAATTGATAAGGGTGTAGTGAAATCTAAACAAGATAGAGTTGGGAAATTAGTTGATGGGATGTTTCCCGAAGTTTCGAGGTCTTTTGATTTGGGAAATGGAAAATGTGTTGAGAATTTGTCAGTACCAGTGTTAGAAAGTAGTGGCTTTGACTCCTGTAGTAATGTTAAGCGTTTCGACCTGTTGTCTCAACCCATGTCTGCGGGAACCAGTAGCACGATTGGTTCGAGTAGTCAAGGAGATGTTAGTATGAAAGGTATTTCCCTTTTTGTGGAGTTAACCGGTGGAGTGGTAAATAAAGTGGACGGAGTGGAGAATGTTGGTAATGTTAACGATAGGGTCTTGCACGGAAATGAAGTCAAGGGTAATATTGATGTTGGTCAAGAAGTATTTAAGGTCAATGTAGGTGATTTTGTGTGGGTTTTAATCAAGAAACAGAGAGACTCGTGGTGGCCTGGAATTGTTTGTGATGCTTCTAGTGCACCGAAAGAAGTTGCAAATAGGCCCACAAGTGAAGGTGATGTTTTGGTTAAATGTTTTGGTAGTGGAAATTATATTTGGTGCCTTGCGTATAATGTGAAACCTTTCGTTGGATATTTTGAAGAGATACCTTCACAAAGTAAGGCCAGAAGATTTATTGATGCCTATGAGAAGGCTGTGGCTGAGCTTGGTCATCGTGTAAAAACAGAGTTCACTTGTTCTTGTTTCTCTAAGATGAAGGTGGAGAAATTGGGTAATATTGGTGACCTTTCAGTGAGTGAATTTAAACCTGCAACGTTTGTTGACAATATAAAAGATCTTGCAAGAGATATTTCTATGCCTAGCAAGATCGGTTATGTTGTTAAGCAGAATTGTTTGTCTGCATTTTATCGCTCATTAGGGCATTGCCAAATTCCCATGCATCAACTCAAGCCTGCAAATGGGACTCCATCGAAGATAAAGACTGACGAAAGTGGGTTTTGCAGTGAAATAAGAGATAGAAAAAAGAGCAAATTTCTGGCATATCCAGGAGAATATGGAACTGAAGAAGCTAAAGTGGATATCGATGGAGGAGTTGACTTGAATCAAACTAATGGCCAACCTGTTAAGAAATCAGGAAAGAAGCGCGGCAGAAAACGTAAAGAAGCAGCTGTATGTACGTCTGAGGTGCTTTCCCAACTTCAAGTTGCAGCTCAAGATTGTCTTTTTTCATGTGCTTGTAAGAATTTTGATTCGGTTAAGACCTTCATATCTGGGTTCAGGAAACACACTTTCAAAGATATCTCCACTGAAATCCCCATTAAGATGCCAAATCATCAAATCCTGCCAGAAACTATACCCAAAAAggtgagaaagaagaaagacaAAACCATCGTGCTACCAACAGGAAACAATTTCAATCTTGGTTCACTAATTTTAGATTTTCAAAATGCTGTGTCTCTTAATTGTGAAGCTCAATCAAATGCAAACAAGAGCACAGAAGTGGTAGCAGGTCGAAGTCCATTCTTTAGTTTTGGAGATCAACCAGTGACTGGAGCATTTCCCTGTAAACTTAAGCCTATAAAGAGGAAGAAAAATGTGTCTCTTAATGGTGAAGCTCAATCAAATGCAAACAAGAGCACGCAAGAGGTAACAGGTCAAAGTCCGTTCTTTAGTTTTGGATATCCGCCAGCGACTGGAGCACCGCCCTGTAACCTTAAGCCGATAAAGAGCAAGAAAGATGTGTCTCTTAATGGTGAAGCTCAATCAAATGCAAACAAGAGGATGGAAGAGGTAACATGTCAAAGTCCATCCTTTAGTTTTGGAGAGAAGCCAGCAACTGGAGCACCGCCTTGTAAACTTAAGCcgataataaaaaagaaaattgcaGAAAGCAACACCTCTATGCCCAACTGGAGTTATAATGTTAGTCCCCCTCCAAATGTGAATGGAAACGTGGGTCCTTTCCCATTCCACAATGCTAGTGTTCTGCCAAATGTGAACAGACACGTGAACCCGTTTCCGTTCCACAATGTTAATGCCCTGCCAACTGTGAATGGACACGTGAACTCATTTCCATTCCATGTCATTCCTCACATTCCTGACATTCCTCAAAGGAACGACATGGAAGGATTAAATCAATTTCATGCCTCTCATTTCACGAATCAAGCTGTGTCAACCCCCTCTGTTTTTTCAGGAAACCATGGTGAACCCCAGCTGGCTCTTGTTCCAGCTGGTTTGATTCATGAACCCAAAAAAAGAGGGCGAAAGAGAAAAAACATATACTTGCAGGCTAACCCTGGTTCAACCATAATCCCACAGTTAAATGAAAATGAACTAGAAGCTAATAATGTGAGGAGAGTtaagaaaagtaaagaaattgGGGTAGCATGTATCGATCTCAGTTACAACAGAGTTCGGCAAGATATTGAAGAAGTTACAG TGCTGGAGAGGCATTTTGGCGTCTACAAAATGATCAACCTTTTGGGCCAGCTCTTGTTAATTACAGGATTCAGCATCTCGCCGGTGCTGATTCAGTGGTTAATTTCAAGACTCCTATCAAAAGTCCTTCTGGCTTCAAACCAATGGATCAACAAGCTGTCACGGGTTCAACTTCGATGCCAGATTTGA